The following proteins are co-located in the Oncorhynchus gorbuscha isolate QuinsamMale2020 ecotype Even-year linkage group LG22, OgorEven_v1.0, whole genome shotgun sequence genome:
- the LOC124009960 gene encoding G-protein coupled receptor 55-like isoform X1 translates to MASISDAMETNCSFDEVDHLMTSLELVIYVPIFVFGLILNVLALVVFCIFLRKWSESTIYMTNLALMDLLLLLLLPFKMHATNHQWEAHNRFLCSLLESLYFVGMYGSIYTIACIAVDRWVAICHPFRAKQLRSPRAALWTCILVWVVVLGGISPIYGFRKEETGSFHCFHTFSKEGWHPKVIGCLLSFGFVGPALVLVVCSAQSIRTLRQSGQESPKSRSCVKIIYSSLCAFLVPFTPSHLGILLQFLVHQRLIEDCLAKTRISLYIQVTMSLANITCCLDALCYYFITTEVRSSKQTFTFRRSMSQKRATTSTSEL, encoded by the exons ATGGCATCTATAAG CGACGCCATGGAAACCAACTGCTCCTTCGACGAGGTGGACCACCTGATGACATCACTGGAGCTCGTCATCTACGTGCCCATCTTCGTGTTTGGCCTTATCCTCAACGTCCTCGCCCTGGTTGTCTTCTGCATCTTCCTCCGCAAGTGGAGCGAGTCCACCATCTACATGACCAACCTAGCACTCATggacctccttctcctcctcctgctccccttCAAGATGCACGCCACCAACCACCAATGGGAGGCCCACAACCGCttcctctgctccctcctggAGAGCCTTTACTTCGTGGGGATGTACGGCAGCATCTATACCATCGCCTGCATTGCTGTGGACCGCTGGGTGGCCATATGCCACCCATTCCGCGCCAAGCAGCTCCGTTCCCCCCGGGCTGCTCTGTGGACCTGCATCCTGGTCTGGGTGGTGGTGCTGGGGGGCATCTCCCCCATCTACGGGTTCCGCAAGGAGGAAACAGGGTCATTCCACTGCTTCCACACGTTCTCAAAGGAGGGCTGGCATCCAAAGGTGATCGGCTGCCTGTTGAGCTTCGGGTTCGTGGGGCCGGCCCTGGTGCTGGTGGTGTGTTCAGCCCAAAGCATCCGGACACTGAGGCAGTCGGGCCAGGAGAGCCCTAAAAGCAGAAGCTGTGTGAAGATCATCTACAGTAGTCTTTGCGCCTTCCTGGTCCCATTCACACCCAGCCACCTGGGCATCCTGCTACAGTTCCTG GTGCATCAACGCCTGATCGAGGACTGCTTGGCCAAGACAAGGATCAGCTTGTACATTCAGGTGACCATGAGTCTGGCCAACATCACGTGCTGTCTAGACGCTCTATGTTACTACTTCATCACCACGGAGGTGAGGAGCTCCAAGCAGACCTTCACCTTCAGGAGGTCCATGAGCCAGAAGAGAGCCACCACCAGCACCTCGGAGCTCTGA
- the LOC124009960 gene encoding G-protein coupled receptor 55-like isoform X2, translated as METNCSFDEVDHLMTSLELVIYVPIFVFGLILNVLALVVFCIFLRKWSESTIYMTNLALMDLLLLLLLPFKMHATNHQWEAHNRFLCSLLESLYFVGMYGSIYTIACIAVDRWVAICHPFRAKQLRSPRAALWTCILVWVVVLGGISPIYGFRKEETGSFHCFHTFSKEGWHPKVIGCLLSFGFVGPALVLVVCSAQSIRTLRQSGQESPKSRSCVKIIYSSLCAFLVPFTPSHLGILLQFLVHQRLIEDCLAKTRISLYIQVTMSLANITCCLDALCYYFITTEVRSSKQTFTFRRSMSQKRATTSTSEL; from the exons ATGGAAACCAACTGCTCCTTCGACGAGGTGGACCACCTGATGACATCACTGGAGCTCGTCATCTACGTGCCCATCTTCGTGTTTGGCCTTATCCTCAACGTCCTCGCCCTGGTTGTCTTCTGCATCTTCCTCCGCAAGTGGAGCGAGTCCACCATCTACATGACCAACCTAGCACTCATggacctccttctcctcctcctgctccccttCAAGATGCACGCCACCAACCACCAATGGGAGGCCCACAACCGCttcctctgctccctcctggAGAGCCTTTACTTCGTGGGGATGTACGGCAGCATCTATACCATCGCCTGCATTGCTGTGGACCGCTGGGTGGCCATATGCCACCCATTCCGCGCCAAGCAGCTCCGTTCCCCCCGGGCTGCTCTGTGGACCTGCATCCTGGTCTGGGTGGTGGTGCTGGGGGGCATCTCCCCCATCTACGGGTTCCGCAAGGAGGAAACAGGGTCATTCCACTGCTTCCACACGTTCTCAAAGGAGGGCTGGCATCCAAAGGTGATCGGCTGCCTGTTGAGCTTCGGGTTCGTGGGGCCGGCCCTGGTGCTGGTGGTGTGTTCAGCCCAAAGCATCCGGACACTGAGGCAGTCGGGCCAGGAGAGCCCTAAAAGCAGAAGCTGTGTGAAGATCATCTACAGTAGTCTTTGCGCCTTCCTGGTCCCATTCACACCCAGCCACCTGGGCATCCTGCTACAGTTCCTG GTGCATCAACGCCTGATCGAGGACTGCTTGGCCAAGACAAGGATCAGCTTGTACATTCAGGTGACCATGAGTCTGGCCAACATCACGTGCTGTCTAGACGCTCTATGTTACTACTTCATCACCACGGAGGTGAGGAGCTCCAAGCAGACCTTCACCTTCAGGAGGTCCATGAGCCAGAAGAGAGCCACCACCAGCACCTCGGAGCTCTGA